The bacterium genome has a window encoding:
- a CDS encoding aldo/keto reductase, producing MKYTYLGRTGLYVSRIALGLWQAGGDWGAVDGAAETATIQRALDLGINFFDTAQAYGFGASERLLGAALRDKMRSERDKIVIATKGGLRQSGNGLVRDASPAWLRKGIEESLRALGTDHVDLYQVHWPDPKTPFAETADALSGFVREGKARYIGVSNFSAADLAEMGRYRRIDTLQPAYSLFRREFERDVLPYCREQGIGVLVYGPLAHGLLSGRMTANPKFPAGDWRSTSPIFRGDTLRTNLAVVDRLRRLAERRGHSLVHLAIAWTLSVPGVHVAIVGSHRPEQISGSVGAVELEPTAADREEVETIMKDAVLLGGPSPEAMPAESAA from the coding sequence GTGAAATACACGTATCTAGGCCGGACCGGGCTCTATGTCTCACGTATTGCGTTGGGGCTGTGGCAGGCGGGTGGCGATTGGGGAGCGGTGGACGGGGCCGCGGAGACCGCCACCATTCAGCGGGCGCTCGACCTGGGGATCAATTTTTTTGACACCGCGCAGGCATATGGCTTCGGGGCATCCGAGCGACTGCTGGGCGCGGCGCTGCGCGACAAGATGCGCAGCGAACGCGACAAGATTGTGATCGCGACGAAAGGCGGGCTTCGACAGAGCGGCAACGGTCTGGTCCGCGACGCGAGCCCGGCCTGGCTCCGGAAGGGCATCGAAGAGAGTCTCCGGGCTCTCGGCACCGACCATGTGGACCTCTACCAGGTCCACTGGCCGGATCCGAAAACGCCGTTTGCCGAGACGGCCGATGCGCTGAGCGGGTTCGTGCGGGAAGGGAAAGCGCGCTACATTGGCGTTTCGAACTTCAGCGCCGCCGATCTCGCCGAAATGGGGCGGTACCGGCGCATCGATACCCTGCAACCGGCCTACAGCCTCTTTCGCCGGGAATTCGAGCGCGACGTCCTGCCCTATTGTCGGGAGCAAGGGATTGGCGTCCTCGTCTACGGGCCGCTGGCGCACGGCCTGCTTAGCGGACGGATGACGGCGAACCCGAAGTTCCCCGCGGGTGATTGGCGGAGCACGAGCCCGATCTTCCGGGGCGACACGCTCCGCACAAACCTCGCCGTAGTCGACAGGCTGCGGCGGCTCGCGGAACGCCGGGGTCATTCCCTCGTTCATCTGGCGATCGCGTGGACCCTTTCGGTTCCCGGCGTGCACGTGGCGATCGTGGGGTCGCATCGTCCCGAGCAGATTTCGGGATCGGTGGGCGCCGTCGAGTTGGAGCCGACGGCCGCCGATCGGGAAGAGGTCGAAACGATCATGAAGGATGCGGTTCTGCTGGGCGGCCCCTCCCCCGAGGCGATGCCCGCTGAGTCCGCGGCGTGA